A window of the Oncorhynchus masou masou isolate Uvic2021 chromosome 13, UVic_Omas_1.1, whole genome shotgun sequence genome harbors these coding sequences:
- the LOC135553308 gene encoding CMP-N-acetylneuraminate-beta-galactosamide-alpha-2,3-sialyltransferase 1-like, protein MKILELGGRMNMAPTFSYEEDVGSRTTHQVMYPESAIDLDNTTRFLLIPFKTLDLQWLPGAITNGSNITYSYLPLRPKIKANKDLASTLLIMMYLLLLSSSGLAVSVRPEIGRLEVQSSAESYRRHKKWDPVRLCLALSFKEIIDIYMLCILYSTQVLVLNPAFMKYVHQVWLDYQGKYPSTGFMALILAIHICDEVNVYGFGKDKDGHWHHYWEALTNKWLKTGIHDGNYEYNVVMKLSEKFKLQIY, encoded by the exons ATGAAGATACTAGAGCTTGGTGGCAG AATGAACATGGCTCCTACCTTTAGCTATGAGGAGGATGTAGGAAGCCGGACCACACATCAAGTCATGTACCCAGAGAGTGCTATAGATCTGGACAACACCACCAGGTTCCTGCTGATTCCTTTCAAGACTCTGGACCTTCAGTGGCTACCTGGCGCCATCACCAATGGATCTAACATCACTTA CTCATATTTACCTCTTAGACCAAAGATAAAGGCCAACAAAGACTTGGCGAGTACCTTGTTGATCATGATGTATTTACTATTATTATCATCTAGTGGCCTTGCGGTTAGTGTCcgccctgagattggaaggttggAAGTTCAATCCTCGGCAGAGTCATACCGAAGACACAAAAAATGGGACCCAGTGCgtctctgcttggcactcagctTTAAGGAGATA ATTGATATATACATGTTATGTATATTATATTCCACACAGGTCTTGGTTCTTAATCCTGCATTTATGAAATATGTTCATCAAGTCTGGCTTGACTATCAAGGCAAATATCCCTCTACTGGATTCATGGCTTTAATATTAGCCATACACATTTGTGACGAG GTGAATGTGTATGGATTTGGTAAAGACAAAGATGGCCACTGGCACCACTACTGGGAAGCACTAACCAACAAATGGCTCAAAACTGGAATACATGATGGAAACTATGAGTACAACGTTGTCATGAAGCTCTCGGAAAAATTCAAACTACAGATATATTAA